From Natrinema amylolyticum, the proteins below share one genomic window:
- a CDS encoding dipeptide epimerase, with protein MALETAFERRSLPLEYPFGIARGTTTETEVAFVRIEADDGTTGIGAAAPSSHYGETAATVGAVLPELLAVVEEVGDPHQLERIERRMRETVRRNPSARAAVSIALHDLVAKRFDVPLYRYWGLDPAETLETSYTIGLDDLETMREKTETAVDRGYGQLKVKLGTDRDREIVRTIRSVAPDVDLFVDANEAWTPREAVRKIDRLAEFDLAFVEQPVPADDPEGLRFVYERSTLPIAADESCITLADVPRIADRCDIANLKLMKCGGLREAKRMIGAARAHGLEVMCGCMTESNASIAAACHLAPLLDYADLDGSLLLADDPADGVPMPDGRIDLDGLERLGTGAVLES; from the coding sequence ATGGCCCTCGAGACCGCATTCGAACGGCGCTCGCTCCCCCTCGAGTACCCCTTCGGGATCGCCCGCGGGACGACGACCGAGACCGAGGTCGCGTTCGTCCGGATCGAGGCCGACGACGGGACGACCGGTATCGGCGCTGCCGCGCCGTCGTCGCACTACGGCGAGACGGCGGCGACCGTCGGAGCCGTCCTGCCCGAGCTTCTGGCGGTCGTCGAGGAGGTCGGGGACCCCCATCAGCTCGAGCGGATCGAGCGTCGCATGCGCGAGACGGTCCGGCGAAATCCGTCGGCCCGCGCGGCAGTGAGCATCGCCCTCCACGACCTCGTCGCGAAACGGTTCGACGTCCCGCTCTATCGGTACTGGGGACTCGATCCCGCGGAAACGCTCGAGACCTCCTACACCATCGGTCTCGACGACCTCGAGACGATGCGGGAGAAGACGGAGACGGCCGTCGACCGAGGCTACGGGCAGCTGAAGGTCAAGCTCGGGACCGACCGCGACCGCGAGATCGTTCGGACGATCCGGTCGGTCGCGCCCGACGTCGACCTGTTCGTCGACGCAAACGAGGCCTGGACGCCCCGCGAGGCGGTTCGGAAGATCGATCGGCTCGCCGAGTTCGATCTCGCGTTCGTCGAACAGCCGGTCCCGGCCGACGATCCCGAGGGACTCCGGTTCGTCTACGAGCGCTCGACGCTCCCGATCGCCGCCGACGAGTCGTGCATCACGCTCGCGGACGTTCCGCGGATCGCCGACCGCTGTGACATCGCGAACCTGAAACTGATGAAGTGTGGCGGCCTGCGGGAAGCCAAACGAATGATCGGCGCCGCTCGCGCCCACGGCCTCGAGGTGATGTGCGGCTGTATGACCGAATCCAACGCCTCGATCGCGGCGGCCTGTCACCTCGCGCCGCTGCTGGACTACGCCGATCTCGACGGCTCACTGCTCCTGGCCGACGATCCCGCTGACGGAGTTCCGATGCCCGACGGCCGGATCGATCTCGACGGCCTCGAGCGCCTGGGAACGGGCGCCGTCCTCGAGTCGTGA
- a CDS encoding DUF1611 domain-containing protein: MRVAILAHEKFPDRAKTALGVLRYADHDVVAVLDRANEGRRVADFVPDVQDAPIVSGTAALESDAIDTLLIGISPIGGEFDESWRADVRTALEYGCDVVSGLHYFLADDEEFARLAAENDCEIRDVRNPPADLTVADGVAGEVDAEVILTVGTDCSVGKMTTTMELARDARAAGHDAAVIPTGQTGIMIEGWGNPIDRVVSDFTAGAVEEMIVEKGDEHDYLFVEGQGSIVHPAYSPVTLGILHGSMADALVLCHEAGREEIHGYESFSLPSLPMYIDLYEDVAEPVAESQVVAGALNTAGLEDDAEAREAVAEYADAIGAPATDVIRFETDELLEALL; the protein is encoded by the coding sequence ATGCGTGTCGCGATTCTCGCTCACGAGAAGTTTCCCGACCGAGCCAAGACCGCCCTCGGCGTCCTCCGGTACGCCGACCACGACGTCGTCGCCGTACTCGACCGAGCGAACGAGGGACGGCGCGTCGCCGACTTCGTCCCCGACGTTCAGGACGCACCGATCGTCTCCGGAACGGCGGCCCTCGAGTCGGACGCCATCGATACCCTGCTGATCGGCATCTCTCCGATCGGCGGGGAGTTCGACGAGAGCTGGCGGGCGGACGTGCGGACGGCCCTGGAGTACGGCTGTGACGTGGTATCTGGCTTACACTACTTCCTCGCGGACGACGAGGAGTTCGCCCGGCTGGCGGCCGAAAACGACTGCGAGATCCGCGACGTCCGGAACCCGCCGGCCGATCTCACGGTCGCCGACGGCGTCGCCGGCGAGGTCGACGCCGAGGTGATCCTCACCGTCGGCACCGACTGCTCGGTCGGCAAGATGACGACGACGATGGAGCTCGCCCGCGACGCTCGCGCTGCCGGTCACGACGCCGCCGTAATCCCGACCGGCCAGACCGGGATCATGATCGAGGGCTGGGGCAATCCGATCGATCGCGTCGTCAGCGACTTCACCGCGGGCGCGGTCGAGGAGATGATCGTAGAGAAGGGCGACGAACACGACTACCTGTTCGTCGAGGGACAGGGCAGCATCGTTCATCCGGCGTACTCGCCGGTCACGCTGGGAATCCTCCACGGCTCGATGGCCGACGCGCTCGTGCTCTGTCACGAGGCCGGCCGCGAGGAGATCCACGGCTACGAGTCCTTCTCGCTGCCGTCGCTCCCGATGTACATCGATCTCTACGAAGACGTCGCCGAACCGGTCGCGGAGAGTCAGGTCGTCGCCGGCGCGCTCAATACCGCCGGCCTCGAGGACGACGCCGAAGCCCGCGAGGCCGTCGCGGAGTACGCCGACGCGATCGGCGCGCCCGCGACCGACGTGATCCGCTTCGAGACGGACGAGTTGCTCGAAGCGCTACTCTGA
- a CDS encoding sulfatase, whose translation MGTDTSVSNVVLVTVDSLRADAISPYDADRHTPVLDSLADRGTVFDRAFATGNWTPFSFPSILSSRPVFADNGRIGVEESPTLAEVVSEADVATGGFNAANGFLTTHWGYDDGFDEFESFVANVGSSVYSRYLATHPTVEAWLQLAASPVRRAGSWLRGETDDRPFLDTSRMFDVEHAASEFVEETSSPFFLWVHYMDAHTPYVPAPRYIREVSDNRVGTHRMLLAHTRTGLGLGVSDRTLSDLRTLYQAAVRQVDASIGRLLETLSANDHDDDTAVILAGDHGEEFQEHGHLAHYPKLYDELIQVPLIVDVPGSDGGRVEGQVGLDSVSPTVTDLLDVEAPASWTGDTLVPSIVGDESPVDDPVVSVTVRDESVTKQPIPRSLADGELLVSARDRDWTYIENVEAEETELYYRPDDPLQQTNLATDPTPEQRDVIDSLAPIVTAHANAIRDHDSEAADDEDVDEDLEARLSALGYR comes from the coding sequence ATGGGAACTGACACATCGGTTTCGAACGTTGTACTCGTCACGGTCGACTCGCTGCGGGCGGACGCGATCAGCCCGTACGATGCCGACCGTCACACGCCGGTACTGGACTCTCTCGCCGACCGGGGGACCGTCTTCGACCGGGCCTTCGCGACCGGCAACTGGACGCCGTTCTCGTTTCCGTCGATCCTGTCCTCCCGCCCCGTGTTCGCGGATAATGGACGGATCGGCGTCGAGGAATCCCCGACGCTCGCGGAGGTCGTCTCGGAGGCGGACGTCGCGACCGGCGGCTTCAACGCCGCGAACGGATTTCTCACGACCCACTGGGGGTACGACGACGGGTTCGACGAGTTCGAATCGTTCGTCGCGAACGTGGGCTCGAGCGTCTACAGTCGCTACCTCGCGACGCATCCGACCGTCGAGGCCTGGCTCCAGTTGGCCGCCTCGCCCGTCCGCCGCGCCGGGTCGTGGCTCCGCGGCGAGACGGACGACCGGCCGTTTCTGGACACGTCGCGGATGTTCGACGTCGAGCACGCCGCGAGCGAGTTCGTCGAGGAGACGTCGTCGCCGTTCTTCCTCTGGGTCCACTACATGGACGCTCACACGCCGTACGTCCCCGCACCTCGTTACATCCGCGAGGTCTCGGACAACCGGGTCGGCACGCACAGAATGTTGCTCGCCCACACCCGGACCGGACTGGGGTTGGGCGTCAGCGATCGAACCCTCTCGGACCTTCGAACGCTCTATCAGGCGGCGGTCCGACAGGTCGACGCGAGCATCGGACGGCTCCTCGAGACGCTCTCGGCGAACGACCACGACGACGACACCGCGGTCATTCTGGCGGGCGACCACGGCGAGGAGTTCCAGGAACACGGCCACCTCGCCCACTATCCGAAGCTGTACGACGAACTGATTCAGGTCCCGCTCATCGTCGACGTTCCCGGCTCCGACGGGGGCCGAGTCGAGGGACAGGTCGGGCTCGATTCGGTCTCCCCGACGGTGACCGACTTACTGGACGTCGAGGCGCCGGCGTCGTGGACCGGCGATACGCTCGTTCCCAGCATCGTCGGCGACGAGTCGCCCGTCGACGATCCGGTCGTCTCGGTCACCGTCCGGGACGAATCGGTGACGAAACAACCGATTCCGCGATCGCTCGCGGACGGCGAACTCCTCGTCAGCGCCCGCGACCGGGACTGGACCTACATCGAAAACGTCGAGGCCGAGGAGACCGAACTGTACTATCGACCCGACGATCCGCTGCAGCAAACGAACCTCGCGACCGATCCGACGCCCGAACAACGGGACGTGATCGACTCGCTCGCACCGATCGTGACGGCCCACGCGAACGCAATACGGGATCACGACTCCGAGGCAGCCGACGACGAGGACGTCGACGAGGACCTCGAGGCGCGGTTGTCGGCACTGGGCTACCGATAG
- a CDS encoding GtrA family protein, with product MIRSFLRSLVDGPFARQLRRFAIVGTVAAGVQIVLLWAFVDSVGLHYLVGAVIAIEITIVLSYVLNNAWTFRATQNTGTGEYLVGLLKTNVVRGTAIPIQIGVLFGFVEWVHLPYLVANGIAIALSGVYRYVLDARWTWGS from the coding sequence ATGATCCGATCGTTCCTCCGCAGTCTCGTCGACGGACCGTTCGCGCGCCAACTCCGACGGTTCGCCATCGTCGGGACCGTCGCTGCGGGGGTCCAGATCGTGCTGCTGTGGGCGTTCGTCGACAGCGTCGGATTACACTATCTGGTCGGTGCAGTGATCGCCATCGAGATTACGATCGTTCTCTCGTACGTGCTCAACAACGCGTGGACGTTTCGGGCGACACAGAACACCGGTACCGGCGAGTATCTCGTCGGATTACTCAAGACGAACGTCGTCCGGGGGACGGCGATACCGATCCAGATCGGCGTCCTCTTCGGCTTCGTCGAGTGGGTTCACCTGCCGTATCTGGTCGCCAACGGGATCGCGATCGCTCTCAGCGGCGTGTATCGATACGTACTCGACGCGCGGTGGACGTGGGGGTCGTGA
- a CDS encoding YqaA family protein, with protein sequence MNGILSPAALLVLEPVIGLLVGSGEALVESATGWAGMGIVFVYSFLIAFVLPGPSEVVLLAPLDLGFPQWLRLSSIMLVSATGKAAGSVFAFHIGQEVKRSGPITRWLRQSRWDVLAWSEKRSVQLARRYGYGGLAIALSVPFFPDTISIYAFAVLEKDYPKFALATFLGSLGRLLVTLGLFGGFVAVF encoded by the coding sequence ATGAACGGCATCCTTTCTCCGGCAGCGCTGCTCGTGCTCGAGCCGGTAATCGGTCTCCTCGTCGGGAGCGGCGAGGCGCTCGTCGAGTCGGCCACCGGCTGGGCCGGCATGGGAATCGTCTTCGTCTACTCGTTTCTGATCGCGTTCGTCCTGCCCGGCCCCAGCGAGGTCGTCCTCCTCGCACCGCTGGATCTGGGGTTCCCCCAGTGGCTGCGGCTCTCGAGTATCATGCTCGTGAGCGCGACCGGCAAGGCCGCCGGCAGCGTGTTCGCGTTCCATATTGGACAGGAAGTCAAACGTTCGGGGCCGATAACCCGGTGGTTGCGCCAGTCCAGATGGGACGTGCTGGCGTGGTCGGAGAAACGCTCCGTCCAGCTGGCGCGGCGATACGGCTACGGCGGACTCGCGATCGCCCTCTCCGTCCCCTTCTTTCCCGACACCATCTCGATCTACGCCTTCGCCGTCCTCGAGAAGGATTACCCGAAATTCGCGCTGGCGACGTTCCTCGGGAGTCTCGGCCGACTCCTCGTTACGCTCGGCCTCTTCGGTGGCTTCGTAGCGGTGTTCTGA
- a CDS encoding MFS transporter: protein MTDRWLAAWGLGSIAFGGASLLVPLYIVSLGAAPVELGILAATAAVVGAPGAIAFGRVANRVDSRRPLVLGTLIGVAGSLAAIPFLTSITAVIVANAVLWLFVSSVGPVLTMLVVDDTPESAWSERIGLVNKYQGYGWAGGLVLGTVWPFVGGRLLAPGAVTRTLFWVLAACAGVSAVLAARTLPRPAPSAHVTDERAVRRVGRLLANSGRGVKGATFVFSPNRLYWTTRGIDPRRLADRFDPALTTYFVAGLFFFTGSAAFWAPLPLFLTDAGFDSSQVFALYLASSLGSAACYEAAGRLSARYDVRRLQSGALAARGVLFPSILVISGLGVSVAFGVAGLVLALLGVTWAGIAVIGTAIVTRLAPANARGEILGAYVALGAIGGGLGGILGGWAASVGYLVAFAVSGGLVLVGAGLVVSLEALADPREESRVSPSDVLD, encoded by the coding sequence ATGACGGACCGCTGGCTCGCCGCCTGGGGACTCGGCTCGATCGCCTTCGGCGGCGCATCGCTGTTAGTCCCGCTCTATATCGTCTCGCTCGGTGCAGCACCGGTAGAGCTCGGAATCCTGGCGGCGACGGCGGCCGTCGTCGGCGCGCCCGGTGCGATCGCGTTCGGGCGCGTGGCGAATCGGGTCGACAGTCGCCGGCCGCTAGTGCTCGGGACCCTGATCGGCGTCGCCGGGTCGCTCGCTGCGATTCCCTTTCTGACGTCGATTACGGCCGTTATCGTCGCGAACGCAGTCCTCTGGCTGTTCGTCTCGTCGGTCGGGCCGGTTCTGACGATGCTCGTCGTCGACGACACGCCGGAGTCCGCGTGGAGCGAGCGGATCGGACTAGTGAACAAGTATCAGGGGTACGGCTGGGCAGGCGGCCTCGTCCTCGGGACGGTCTGGCCGTTCGTCGGCGGCCGGCTGCTCGCGCCCGGCGCGGTGACGCGGACGCTGTTCTGGGTCCTCGCGGCCTGTGCCGGCGTGAGCGCGGTCCTCGCGGCGCGGACCCTTCCGCGGCCCGCACCGTCGGCCCACGTCACCGACGAGCGCGCCGTCCGACGAGTCGGGCGCCTCCTCGCGAATTCGGGTCGCGGCGTCAAGGGCGCGACCTTCGTGTTCTCGCCGAACCGCCTCTATTGGACGACGCGCGGCATCGATCCACGACGGCTCGCCGACCGCTTCGATCCGGCGCTGACGACGTACTTCGTCGCCGGCCTCTTCTTCTTTACCGGTTCCGCGGCCTTCTGGGCACCCCTCCCGCTGTTCCTGACCGACGCCGGCTTCGACTCGAGTCAGGTCTTCGCGCTCTATCTCGCCTCGAGCCTCGGGTCGGCGGCCTGTTACGAGGCCGCCGGGCGGCTCTCGGCGCGATACGACGTCCGTCGACTGCAGTCTGGCGCGCTCGCTGCCAGAGGGGTGTTGTTCCCGTCAATACTCGTCATTTCGGGGTTGGGCGTCTCCGTCGCGTTCGGCGTTGCCGGCCTGGTGCTGGCCCTCCTCGGGGTCACCTGGGCGGGGATCGCAGTCATCGGGACGGCGATCGTTACCCGCCTCGCGCCGGCTAACGCCCGCGGCGAGATCCTCGGGGCCTACGTCGCCCTGGGCGCGATCGGCGGCGGTCTCGGCGGCATTCTCGGCGGCTGGGCCGCGAGCGTCGGCTACCTCGTCGCCTTCGCCGTTTCCGGCGGGCTCGTCCTCGTCGGCGCGGGGCTCGTCGTCTCGCTCGAGGCGCTCGCGGACCCGCGCGAAGAAAGTCGGGTGTCGCCCTCAGACGTGCTGGATTAG
- a CDS encoding polymer-forming cytoskeletal protein: MRFRRLQSDETAVSAVIGTVLLVGIATITMAILAAAILGVGLFEQPPDAELVYQEDEDGTVAIGLIDVRGLTADNTEIRLEGEGSCGNWDGSGDLERGDVTVVDGVDCSEPLEENDVLQVIGSNLLLGTYELRGRAYNCDAFTGAFNDGSEITVDRGEPVSCDFVDTDGGRLDNQLEINNETKLIGDVNVTQSVDLKDGDIVGDIDTDDLLTLRDGSDIDGSVRSGPSKDVILEVETGETSTITGDIEGGRDAIIKDDNVVEGSVTVDRNVEIKDGGEIGGSIDAGRQVTLKSNSYVGGPIDADDDVTVEQNGFVDDSIDTAGNDVTLEEDATVTGDVTADSITCSSGATIDGEDCDDYAS; encoded by the coding sequence ATGCGATTTCGTCGGCTCCAATCGGACGAGACTGCGGTCTCGGCAGTGATCGGAACGGTATTACTCGTCGGGATTGCGACGATCACGATGGCGATCCTCGCGGCGGCGATTCTCGGTGTCGGACTCTTCGAACAACCGCCGGACGCGGAGTTGGTTTATCAGGAAGACGAGGACGGAACCGTCGCGATCGGCCTCATCGACGTTCGAGGGCTGACCGCGGACAATACCGAAATCCGACTCGAGGGCGAAGGGAGCTGTGGCAATTGGGACGGGAGCGGCGACCTCGAGCGAGGAGATGTCACAGTCGTCGACGGGGTCGACTGTTCGGAACCGCTCGAGGAAAACGACGTGTTACAGGTGATCGGCTCCAACCTGTTGCTCGGGACGTACGAGCTACGCGGCAGGGCATACAACTGCGACGCGTTCACCGGCGCGTTCAATGACGGGAGCGAGATCACGGTCGACCGAGGCGAACCGGTCTCGTGTGATTTCGTCGATACCGACGGCGGTCGGTTGGATAACCAACTGGAGATCAACAACGAGACGAAATTGATCGGTGACGTGAACGTGACTCAGAGCGTCGATCTCAAAGACGGAGACATCGTCGGCGACATCGACACCGACGACCTGCTCACGCTGCGAGACGGCTCGGATATCGACGGCTCGGTTCGAAGCGGTCCATCGAAAGACGTTATCCTCGAAGTCGAAACGGGTGAGACGAGTACGATTACCGGGGACATCGAGGGAGGCCGGGACGCGATAATCAAAGACGACAACGTCGTCGAAGGCTCCGTAACGGTCGATAGAAACGTCGAGATCAAAGACGGGGGCGAGATCGGCGGCTCGATCGACGCCGGACGGCAGGTAACGCTCAAATCGAACAGCTACGTCGGCGGCCCCATCGACGCCGACGACGACGTGACCGTAGAGCAAAACGGTTTCGTGGACGATAGCATCGACACGGCCGGCAACGACGTGACTCTGGAGGAGGACGCGACTGTCACGGGAGACGTCACCGCGGACTCGATCACGTGCAGTTCCGGTGCGACGATCGACGGTGAAGATTGCGACGACTACGCGAGCTAA
- the coaBC gene encoding bifunctional phosphopantothenoylcysteine decarboxylase/phosphopantothenate--cysteine ligase CoaBC gives MLEGVNVALGITGSIAAVKTVELAHELRRQGAAVRGVMTDSAGGIIHPWAVEFATENEVVTEITGRVEHVDLCGYDGWADVLLIAPATANTVGKIAGAVDDTPVTTCATTALGADTPIVIAPAMHEPMYDHPGVLEAIDTVTAWGVDFVDPRIEEGKAKIASEEAIVCDTARAAGDRPLEGEHVVVTSGATSESIDPVRVITNRSSGKMGRAVAKACYVRGADVTLVHDGPEVPYADVRDVESASEMLAATREACEDADALVSAAAIGDYTVDTSEAKIRSGQDLTLELEPTPKLIDEIRSAHPDLPIVGFKTETSGDEDAMIEQARNTLERADLAFVVANDASVMGAERTTALLVHATDAARYEGSKAGLGGEIADSIAAVLTADVTDS, from the coding sequence ATGCTCGAGGGAGTCAACGTCGCGCTCGGGATCACGGGGTCGATCGCGGCGGTCAAGACGGTCGAACTGGCCCACGAACTGCGGCGGCAGGGGGCCGCGGTTCGCGGGGTGATGACCGACAGCGCAGGCGGGATTATTCACCCCTGGGCCGTCGAGTTCGCGACCGAGAACGAGGTCGTTACGGAGATCACCGGACGCGTCGAACATGTCGATCTCTGCGGGTACGACGGCTGGGCGGACGTGCTCCTGATCGCACCGGCGACGGCCAACACCGTCGGCAAGATCGCCGGTGCCGTCGACGACACGCCCGTGACGACGTGCGCGACGACCGCGCTCGGTGCCGACACGCCGATCGTCATCGCGCCCGCGATGCACGAACCGATGTACGACCACCCCGGCGTGCTCGAGGCCATCGACACCGTCACGGCGTGGGGCGTCGACTTCGTCGATCCCCGGATCGAGGAGGGGAAGGCCAAGATCGCCAGCGAGGAGGCGATCGTCTGTGATACGGCCCGCGCGGCCGGCGATCGGCCGCTCGAGGGCGAGCACGTGGTGGTCACCAGCGGGGCGACCAGCGAGTCGATCGATCCCGTCCGGGTCATCACGAACCGCTCGTCGGGGAAGATGGGACGAGCCGTCGCGAAAGCCTGCTACGTCCGCGGGGCGGACGTGACGCTCGTCCACGACGGTCCCGAGGTGCCCTACGCCGACGTCCGCGACGTCGAGAGCGCGAGCGAGATGCTCGCGGCCACGCGCGAGGCCTGCGAAGACGCCGACGCGCTCGTCTCGGCGGCGGCGATCGGCGACTACACCGTCGACACGAGCGAGGCAAAGATCCGTTCGGGCCAGGATCTCACGCTCGAACTCGAGCCGACGCCGAAGCTCATCGACGAGATTCGCTCGGCCCATCCCGACCTCCCGATCGTCGGTTTCAAGACCGAGACCTCCGGCGACGAGGACGCGATGATCGAGCAGGCCAGGAACACGCTCGAGCGAGCCGACCTCGCATTCGTCGTCGCGAACGACGCGAGCGTGATGGGCGCAGAGCGGACGACGGCCCTGCTGGTCCACGCGACCGACGCCGCCAGGTACGAGGGGTCGAAAGCGGGACTGGGCGGCGAAATCGCCGACTCGATCGCGGCGGTCCTGACCGCGGACGTGACAGATAGTTAA
- a CDS encoding DUF7344 domain-containing protein, which yields MIEVAQRHRTADDAEDAATGDDGADTVDDSADTGDGAEDADTDEQLSKGEIFEVLRNQRRRYVLQYLKQDDRPVELGDLAQQVAAWEYETTLEGVTPEQRKRVYTTLQQTHLPKMDGIGILRFDSDQGVIQATERTRDISVYLEIVPGREFAWRELYLSLGAISCALVAALWLEIYPLIALSSLTWTAVIAVTFTLTAVAHIYHERNMRLGHGDQPPELSYGTDE from the coding sequence GTGATCGAGGTGGCGCAACGACACCGAACCGCCGACGATGCCGAGGACGCTGCTACCGGCGACGACGGTGCCGATACCGTCGACGACAGTGCCGATACCGGCGACGGTGCCGAGGACGCCGATACCGACGAACAGCTCTCCAAAGGTGAAATATTCGAGGTGTTGCGGAACCAGCGACGTCGCTACGTCCTGCAGTATCTCAAGCAGGACGATCGCCCGGTCGAACTCGGCGACCTGGCCCAACAGGTCGCCGCCTGGGAGTACGAGACGACGCTCGAGGGAGTCACGCCCGAACAGCGAAAGCGGGTCTACACGACGCTCCAGCAGACGCACCTCCCGAAGATGGACGGGATCGGTATCCTCCGATTCGACTCCGATCAGGGCGTCATCCAGGCGACCGAGCGAACCCGGGACATCAGCGTCTACCTCGAGATCGTTCCCGGTCGGGAGTTCGCGTGGCGGGAGCTGTACCTCTCGCTGGGCGCGATCAGTTGTGCGCTCGTCGCCGCTCTCTGGCTGGAAATCTATCCGTTGATCGCCCTGTCGAGCCTGACCTGGACGGCCGTCATCGCGGTCACGTTTACGCTGACCGCGGTCGCACACATCTACCACGAGCGGAACATGCGCCTCGGCCACGGCGACCAGCCGCCCGAGCTCAGCTACGGGACCGACGAGTAA
- the hpt gene encoding hypoxanthine/guanine phosphoribosyltransferase — MDQLKQSLLEAPIIEKNGYHYFVHPISDGVPKLDPTLLREIVIRIIRKAELDEVDRIVTPAAMGIHISTAVSLMTDIPLTVIRKRQYGLDDEVAISQKTGYSENEMYINDVREGERVLVLDDVLSTGGTLASVLAALDEIGAEVVDTVAVIKKVGGENKVADADYDVKTLINVDVVDGEVVIVDEEGDQ, encoded by the coding sequence ATGGATCAGTTGAAGCAGTCGCTCCTCGAGGCGCCGATCATCGAGAAGAACGGCTATCACTACTTCGTCCATCCGATCAGCGACGGCGTCCCGAAGCTCGACCCGACACTCCTGCGCGAGATCGTCATTCGGATCATCCGAAAGGCGGAACTCGACGAGGTCGACCGGATCGTCACCCCCGCAGCGATGGGCATTCATATCTCGACTGCCGTCTCGCTGATGACCGACATTCCGCTGACGGTCATCCGCAAGCGCCAGTACGGCCTCGACGACGAGGTCGCGATCTCCCAGAAGACGGGCTATTCGGAGAACGAGATGTACATCAACGACGTTCGCGAGGGCGAGCGCGTGCTCGTCCTCGACGACGTCCTCTCGACGGGCGGCACGCTCGCCTCGGTGCTCGCCGCGCTCGATGAGATCGGCGCGGAGGTCGTCGATACCGTCGCAGTTATCAAGAAGGTCGGCGGGGAGAACAAGGTCGCTGATGCCGACTACGACGTCAAGACGCTGATCAACGTCGACGTCGTCGACGGCGAGGTCGTCATCGTCGACGAGGAAGGCGATCAGTAA